Proteins encoded together in one Misgurnus anguillicaudatus unplaced genomic scaffold, ASM2758022v2 HiC_scaffold_34, whole genome shotgun sequence window:
- the LOC141363347 gene encoding putative RNA-binding protein 15B — MKRQAERDASPSRALSKRARERDREREPSAPLALLLAETRSYHKRSRSREREKSRAREERDSLHHRELGLLGRAPVRTAGKTPSADMAGTRLEYKTLLISNLGSQISDEHVEDGLFHEFKKFGDVSVKLSHTPELGRVAYVNFRHTENAREARHSKTRLVLYDRPLKVEPMYMRRRSCTPPDVSYASVHSAAYTYRQRSLSPGAGGSALTRDARARHYVEGIGLSRERVLDYYTALDERSRMYAYQLPEDDLKPEDDQRATRNLFIGNLDHNISEVELRQGFEKYGIIEEVVIKRPARGQGGAYAFLKFQNLDMAHRAKVAMQGRMINGNPIKIGYGKANPTTRLWVGGLGPNTSLATLAREFDRFGSIRTIDYVKGDNFAYIHYESLDAAQAACAQMRGFPLGGPNRRLRVDFAKEEETRAYPQQYQPPLPLPSHYDLLPDGYGRHRSLERELRARARSPSHPLFVERERDRLSDREWSPLKGLERSVNPDAFGRARQRSRSRSRSRERWIKERELERRQGKSWEERRKRRSLSPVERSTEERGRSKIRGGAPCTPEDSPDRSRGRLPDSTSEPLNHTPDISRHSSDERAPLDESSHSRKDGEHERNHRKGESDPDSQTDKSKTDSKKPSTLSEYAQTLSRVWHGSLVLKNSCFPTNMHMLEGGANFFYTLMRDNHAGGAKITQLKIAQRLRLDQPKLDEVTRRIKLGSPDGYAVLLAVQGPVDREAPPPEPGLQQRLLRNLVTYLRNKQAAGVIGLPLGGPKDREMGGMLYAFPPCDFSQQYLQTALKTLGKLEEEHLVIVVVRDST, encoded by the coding sequence ATGAAGAGGCAGGCCGAACGCGACGCGAGTCCGTCCAGGGCGCTCTCCAAACGCGCCCGCGAGCGGGACAGAGAGCGCGAGCCCAGCGCGCCACTCGCGCTGCTGCTCGCCGAGACCCGAAGTTACCACAAGCGAAGCCGCAGCCGAGAGCGGGAAAAATCGCGGGCGCGCGAAGAGCGCGACAGCCTCCATCACCGTGAACTGGGTCTGCTGGGTCGAGCCCCGGTCCGAACCGCAGGTAAGACCCCATCCGCAGACATGGCGGGTACACGACTCGAATACAAGACACTATTGATCAGCAACCTCGGCTCGCAGATTTCTGACGAGCATGTCGAGGACGGACTGTTTCACGAGTTTAAAAAGTTTGGGGATGTTAGCGTCAAGCTTTCCCACACGCCGGAACTGGGCCGGGTCGCCTACGTCAACTTCCGGCACACGGAAAACGCGCGGGAAGCGCGGCACTCCAAAACAAGGTTGGTGCTTTACGATCGTCCGCTAAAAGTTGAACCCATGTACATGCGGCGTCGCAGTTGCACGCCTCCTGACGTCAGTTACGCGTCCGTGCACAGTGCTGCCTACACGTACAGACAGAGATCCCTTTCCCCAGGTGCTGGTGGCAGTGCACTTACAAGGGATGCGAGAGCCAGACATTACGTCGAAGGTATTGGACTCAGCCGGGAACGTGTTTTGGACTATTATACCGCCTTGGATGAGAGGAGTCGCATGTATGCTTATCAGTTACCTGAGGATGACTTGAAACCAGAGGATGATCAGAGAGCAACTAGGAATTTATTCATCGGCAATTTGGATCATAACATTTCTGAGGTGGAACTACGGCAGGGGTTCGAAAAATATGGGATTATCGAAGAGGTCGTCATCAAGCGTCCGGCACGTGGACAGGGGGGCGCTTACGCTTTTCTCAAATTTCAGAATTTGGATATGGCTCATCGAGCCAAAGTGGCTATGCAGGGACGAATGATTAACGGAAACCCGATAAAAATCGGCTACGGGAAAGCCAATCCAACGACTCGCCTGTGGGTGGGTGGACTCGGCCCGAATACATCGCTGGCCACTTTAGCCCGTGAGTTCGACCGCTTTGGGAGTATTCGCACTATAGACTATGTAAAAGGAGATAATTTTGCGTACATTCATTATGAAAGCCTGGATGCTGCTCAGGCCGCTTGTGCGCAGATGCGTGGCTTCCCTCTGGGCGGTCCGAACCGCCGACTGCGTGTGGATTTTGCTAAAGAAGAGGAGACCAGGGCGTACCCTCAGCAGTACCAGCCTCCTCTTCCCCTCCCTTCACATTACGACCTTCTGCCTGATGGTTACGGACGTCACCGTAGCCTCGAAAGAGAACTGAGGGCGAGAGCTCGTTCACCCTCCCATCCTTTGTTCGTGGAGCGAGAAAGAGATCGCCTTTCGGACCGTGAATGGAGTCCGCTGAAAGGGCTGGAGCGCAGTGTGAACCCTGACGCGTTTGGGCGAGCGAGACAGCGCAGCCGCAGTCGTAGTCGCAGCAGGGAACGTTGGATAAAGGAACGAGAACTGGAACGCAGACAAGGAAAAAGCTGGGAGGAGCGGCGCAAACGGAGAAGCCTCAGCCCCGTCGAGCGGTCCACAGAGGAGCGTGGAAGGTCAAAAATTCGTGGAGGAGCCCCTTGCACCCCGGAAGACAGCCCAGATCGGAGCCGTGGTCGGCTACCGGACTCCACCTCCGAACCCCTCAATCACACTCCCGATATAAGCAGACACTCCAGCGACGAACGCGCCCCGCTCGATGAATCCTCGCATTCGAGGAAGGACGGCGAGCACGAACGCAACCACCGCAAAGGCGAGAGCGACCCCGACTCGCAGACGGACAAGTCAAAAACGGACTCCAAAAAGCCAAGCACGCTCTCCGAATACGCACAGACTCTGAGCCGTGTCTGGCACGGTTCTCTCGTCCTTAAAAACAGTTGCTTTCCCACAAACATGCATATGTTAGAAGGAGGcgcaaactttttttacaccCTCATGCGGGACAATCATGCAGGCGGCGCCAAGATCACCCAGCTCAAAATTGCTCAGCGGCTGAGGTTGGATCAGCCCAAACTGGACGAGGTGACGCGTCGCATCAAACTAGGCAGCCCGGACGGTTACGCCGTGCTCCTCGCCGTTCAAGGCCCCGTGGACCGCGAAGCCCCACCTCCAGAACCGGGCCTTCAGCAGCGCCTTCTCAGAAACCTGGTGACTTATCTCAGGAACAAACAGGCGGCTGGGGTCATCGGTCTGCCCCTTGGTGGCCCCAAAGATAGGGAGATGGGGGGCATGTTGTATGCTTTTCCACCCTGTGACTTCTCGCAGCAGTATCTTCAGACTGCTTTAAAAACTCTTGGAAAACTTGAGGAAGAGCATCTGGTCATAGTGGTCGTTAGAGACTCAACTTAA
- the LOC141363348 gene encoding mesencephalic astrocyte-derived neurotrophic factor-like, translating to MMLYFSGLSVALALALVPSYIDALKDGECEVCVGFLDRFRQSLEDNNVKFDSDTIEKAILKACKEAKGKENRFCYYIGATSDAATKIINEVSKPMSYHVPVEKICEKLKKKDSQICELKYDKHVDLSTVDLKKLKVKDLKKILEEWGESCKGCVEKTDFIRKINELMPKYAPNAAKARTDL from the exons ATGATGTTATATTTCAGTGGACTTTCTGTGGCGCTGGCCCTGGCGCTCGTGCCGAGCTATATTGATGCTTTGAAAGATGGTGAATGTGAAG tTTGTGTGGGATTTCTGGACCGGTTTCGTCAGTCATTAGAAGACAATAATGTTAAATTTGACAGCGACACCATTGAAAAAGCTATTCTGAAAGCTTGCAAAGAAGCCAAGGGGAAAGAAAACCGCTTT TGTTATTATATAGGTGCAACAAGTGATGCAGCTACAAAAATAATCAATGAAGTTTCCAAACCGATGAGTTATCATGTGCCAGTGGAAAAGATCTGCGAAAAACTCAAAAAGAAAGACAGTCAAATCTGTGAATTGAAATACG ATAAACATGTTGACTTGAGCACAGTCGACCTGAAAAAGCTGAAAGTGAAAGATCTAAAGAAAATTTTGGAGGAATGGGGCGAGTCCTGCAAAGGATGCGTGGAGAAAACCGACTTCATCCGCAAGATCAATGAACTCATGCCCAAATATGCACCAAACGCAGCCAAGGCAAGGACAGATCTGTAA